From a region of the Spelaeicoccus albus genome:
- a CDS encoding ComF family protein, producing MKAPSMKRAWLDFAALVLPTACAGCDEPDVGLCSSCLAELADEPHRVDEQAPRLPPGLEAWAGPAFEGPVRDVLTGYKDRGRRDLGGRLALALAGVLAAWASSFGGPAERIIVVPVPSSQAAVRRRGEDTWWRCTRRACRLLSRSGQPAVAVRTLRATRTTADQAGLTALRRAVNKQHSMTVRRTTARNAVPGTGCDAGSRVVLVDDVVTTGATIAEAHRALTEAGLRVDGAAAIAATPRRDDGASDSRTHRS from the coding sequence ATGAAAGCGCCGAGCATGAAGCGGGCATGGCTCGACTTCGCTGCGCTGGTGTTGCCGACGGCGTGCGCCGGATGCGATGAGCCGGACGTCGGGCTGTGCTCGTCGTGCCTGGCGGAGTTGGCCGACGAACCGCACCGCGTGGACGAGCAGGCGCCGCGATTGCCGCCGGGCCTCGAAGCATGGGCCGGCCCGGCCTTCGAGGGCCCGGTGCGCGACGTCCTGACCGGATATAAGGACCGCGGACGCCGTGATCTCGGTGGGCGTTTGGCCCTTGCCCTGGCGGGCGTCCTCGCCGCATGGGCGTCGAGCTTCGGCGGGCCCGCGGAACGAATCATCGTGGTACCGGTTCCGTCCAGCCAGGCAGCCGTGCGGAGGCGCGGCGAGGACACCTGGTGGCGGTGCACCCGCCGAGCATGCCGACTGTTGTCGCGATCCGGGCAGCCCGCCGTCGCGGTGCGGACGCTGCGCGCGACCCGCACGACAGCCGACCAGGCCGGCTTGACCGCACTGCGCCGGGCCGTGAACAAGCAACACTCGATGACGGTGCGCCGGACAACGGCCCGCAACGCCGTACCCGGCACCGGCTGTGACGCAGGGAGCCGGGTGGTGCTCGTCGACGACGTCGTGACGACCGGAGCCACGATTGCCGAAGCACACCGGGCGCTCACGGAAGCCGGACTCCGCGTGGACGGCGCTGCCGCAATTGCCGCTACGCCGCGCCGAGACGACGGCGCGTCGGACTCCCGGACGCACCGGTCCTAG
- the hpf gene encoding ribosome hibernation-promoting factor, HPF/YfiA family — MDIVVTGRHIVISDRFREHITNKLSKVEQLAPRAQRLDVQVTHEKNPRLAGNSDRVEITVMDKGPVIRAEAAASDKYGALDLAYAKLLERLRRSRDRRKVHHGRHRPPTVNEAVGVTAAPDGAGPGLSAVADDPEPEVDEYDDGQYSPADAEGECPVLIREKEFPASPISLDEALTRMELVGHDFYLFLDSESSKPSVVYRRKGWSYGVITLSDEGDEMDGEQVG; from the coding sequence ATGGACATTGTCGTAACCGGTCGCCACATCGTGATTTCCGACCGATTCCGCGAACACATCACCAACAAGCTGTCAAAGGTCGAACAGCTGGCGCCGAGGGCCCAGCGACTCGACGTCCAGGTAACTCATGAAAAAAATCCACGGCTTGCCGGTAACTCCGACCGGGTGGAAATCACGGTAATGGACAAGGGACCGGTCATCCGGGCCGAGGCTGCCGCGTCCGACAAGTACGGGGCTCTTGACCTCGCGTACGCCAAATTGCTCGAGCGGCTTCGTCGGTCCCGCGACAGACGGAAGGTGCACCACGGCCGGCATCGGCCGCCGACAGTGAACGAGGCGGTCGGCGTGACGGCGGCACCGGACGGCGCCGGACCGGGCCTGTCGGCCGTCGCCGATGATCCCGAGCCGGAAGTCGACGAATACGACGACGGGCAGTATTCGCCGGCCGATGCCGAGGGGGAGTGCCCGGTCCTCATTCGGGAAAAGGAGTTCCCCGCCAGCCCGATCAGCCTCGACGAGGCGTTGACCCGGATGGAACTCGTCGGCCACGACTTCTATCTGTTCCTCGATTCGGAATCGTCGAAACCGTCGGTCGTCTACCGCCGTAAGGGCTGGAGCTACGGCGTCATCACCTTGAGCGACGAGGGCGACGAGATGGACGGTGAGCAAGTCGGCTGA
- a CDS encoding helix-turn-helix domain-containing protein, producing MPVEVRFLPLTDVAEILNVSSAQARALVRSGELRAIKVGGRGQWRVEKTELEKYIQRMYEQTQRDVKADNFDFDAPIG from the coding sequence ATGCCCGTAGAGGTGCGGTTCCTACCGTTGACGGACGTCGCAGAGATCCTGAATGTCTCCAGCGCGCAAGCACGGGCTCTGGTCCGGTCCGGCGAATTGCGCGCCATCAAGGTCGGAGGGCGCGGCCAGTGGCGCGTTGAGAAGACCGAACTGGAAAAGTACATCCAGCGGATGTACGAGCAGACGCAACGGGACGTCAAAGCCGATAATTTCGATTTCGACGCCCCCATCGGTTAA
- a CDS encoding Rv3235 family protein, whose product MSAQQAPTEPASMFAQIIIEVLIGRRSVHQVSRWTTTECFGALAKRVELTRALSAPVDASGHDVVVRRVRTYRARTGAVEVAAVVEAPSRIHAVAMRLESSGHKWLITALEVG is encoded by the coding sequence ATGAGCGCGCAACAAGCACCGACCGAGCCCGCGAGCATGTTCGCCCAAATCATCATCGAAGTGCTCATCGGGCGACGCTCCGTGCACCAGGTGTCGCGCTGGACCACCACCGAGTGCTTTGGCGCGCTGGCCAAGCGGGTCGAGCTGACGCGGGCGTTATCCGCGCCGGTCGACGCATCGGGCCACGATGTCGTCGTCCGCCGCGTACGCACATATCGCGCCCGCACGGGCGCCGTTGAAGTCGCAGCCGTCGTCGAAGCGCCTTCCAGGATCCATGCCGTGGCCATGCGCCTGGAATCCAGCGGTCACAAGTGGCTGATCACCGCGCTCGAAGTCGGTTGA
- a CDS encoding LysM peptidoglycan-binding domain-containing protein: MARFVHGLIGPVVAGTGAAALLWSLRSGMTMIDYLGAHRADPAGYAVAAAIAFLAYAAVRTALAGALQIVATIAATLPGGRGRAARLYEMAARTAPLLVRYALIGLTGVSAVACTAPPEAEPTRPAIVDPDWTAPGQHSRADRQHTAGPHRSAPPRTQQPSERPAVVVTVRRGDTLWSIAAARLPAGHSPSDVAEAWPRWYEANRTVIGDDPDMLMPGQHLHGPTS, encoded by the coding sequence ATGGCAAGGTTTGTTCACGGACTCATCGGACCGGTGGTCGCCGGTACGGGCGCTGCCGCGTTGCTCTGGTCGCTGCGATCCGGTATGACCATGATCGACTACCTCGGCGCGCACCGCGCCGATCCGGCGGGGTACGCGGTTGCCGCAGCCATCGCGTTCTTGGCCTATGCGGCCGTGCGGACGGCGCTGGCCGGCGCCCTGCAAATTGTCGCGACCATTGCAGCCACGCTGCCGGGCGGACGCGGCCGCGCTGCACGACTGTACGAAATGGCGGCGCGAACTGCGCCGCTTCTGGTGCGATACGCGTTGATCGGCCTGACGGGCGTATCGGCCGTCGCGTGCACTGCGCCGCCGGAGGCCGAACCCACCCGGCCGGCCATCGTCGACCCCGATTGGACCGCACCCGGCCAACATTCCCGGGCGGACCGGCAGCATACTGCCGGTCCGCATCGCTCCGCACCGCCGCGCACGCAACAGCCGAGCGAGCGGCCGGCGGTCGTCGTGACGGTACGCCGCGGCGACACACTGTGGTCGATTGCTGCGGCGAGATTGCCGGCCGGCCATTCGCCGTCCGACGTCGCCGAAGCGTGGCCCCGCTGGTACGAGGCGAACCGCACGGTCATCGGCGACGATCCCGACATGTTGATGCCCGGGCAACACTTGCACGGGCCGACGTCATGA
- the secA gene encoding preprotein translocase subunit SecA, giving the protein MPSILEKILRTGEGRTLKRLRGYANAINNLEDEFKKLSEAELREETDRFKKRAADGDSLDSLLPEAFAAAREASRRTLGLRQFDVQLMGGAAIHLGNIAEMKTGEGKTLVATAPAYLNALTGNGVHVVTVNDYLAEFQSEMMSRVFRVLGMETGCVLSQMDPATRRTQYAADVTYGTNNEFGFDYLRDNMAWDVEEMVQRGHSFAIVDEVDSILIDEARTPLIISGPADGDANRWYDEFAKVVKRLHRDTDYEVDEKKRTVGVLESGIDKVEDYLGISNLYESANTPLIGFLNNAIRAKELFKLDKDYVVMNGEVLIVDEHTGRVLAGRRYNEGMHQAIEAKEGVDVKAENQTLATITLQNYFRMYEKLSGMTGTAETEAAEFMSTYKLGVVPIPTNKPMIREDQNDRVYKNEIVKFEAVVDDIVTRNKKGQPILIGTTSVEKSEYLSKLLAKEGVKHEVLNAKNHAREAAIVARAGHKGAVTVATNMAGRGTDIMLGGSAEHIAIEELAGRGLDAVETPEDYEAAWPDALAKAEAAVKSEHEEVVDIGGLYVLGTERHDSRRIDNQLRGRSGRQGDPGESRFYLSLTDDLMRLFNSSAAESLMSRSSAPDDMPLEFKMVSRAIQSAQSQIEQRNAEQRKNVLKYDDVLNRQRKVIYSERRRILEGDDLKVQMQHFVTDVITAYVDNAVTAGSPEDWELGKLFTALKSLYPVSISVDELIEEVGGKGNVSRDTLLDELLSDARLAYERRETSLGSEVMRQLERRVVLSVIDRKWREHLYEMDYLKEGIGLRAMAQRDPLVEYQREGFQLYNAMSEAIKEESVGFLYHLEVEVAPADSESDGEDEEPSLSAKGLGPGEPSGSMQYSAPSDSGGVDVRTEQKTAAPKAPPSARRQTRKKKRKKR; this is encoded by the coding sequence GTGCCGTCCATTCTGGAAAAGATTCTTCGAACAGGCGAAGGACGAACGCTCAAACGGCTGCGTGGATACGCGAACGCCATCAATAACCTCGAGGACGAGTTCAAGAAGCTCTCCGAGGCCGAGTTGCGCGAAGAAACCGACAGATTCAAAAAGCGGGCCGCGGACGGCGACTCCCTCGACTCGTTGTTGCCCGAGGCCTTCGCGGCTGCCCGTGAAGCGTCCCGGCGCACCCTCGGCCTGCGGCAGTTCGACGTCCAGCTCATGGGCGGGGCGGCGATCCATCTGGGCAATATCGCCGAGATGAAGACCGGTGAGGGCAAGACCCTCGTCGCAACGGCACCCGCCTACCTCAACGCACTGACCGGCAACGGCGTGCACGTCGTGACGGTGAACGACTACCTTGCCGAGTTCCAAAGCGAAATGATGAGCCGCGTGTTCCGTGTGCTCGGCATGGAGACCGGCTGCGTCCTGTCGCAAATGGACCCGGCCACCCGGCGGACGCAATATGCGGCAGACGTCACATACGGCACCAATAACGAATTCGGCTTCGACTACCTGCGCGACAATATGGCCTGGGACGTCGAAGAGATGGTTCAGCGCGGCCACTCGTTCGCCATCGTCGACGAGGTCGACTCCATTCTCATCGATGAAGCCAGGACGCCGTTGATCATTTCGGGCCCGGCGGACGGCGACGCGAACCGGTGGTACGACGAATTCGCCAAAGTGGTGAAGAGGCTGCACCGGGACACCGATTACGAGGTCGACGAGAAGAAGCGCACCGTCGGAGTGCTCGAATCCGGTATCGACAAGGTCGAGGACTACCTGGGCATCTCGAACCTCTACGAATCGGCGAACACGCCGCTCATCGGATTCTTGAACAACGCCATCCGCGCCAAGGAGCTGTTCAAACTCGACAAGGACTACGTCGTCATGAACGGCGAAGTGTTGATCGTTGACGAGCATACCGGGCGAGTGCTGGCCGGCCGCCGGTACAACGAAGGCATGCACCAGGCGATCGAAGCCAAAGAAGGCGTCGACGTCAAGGCCGAGAACCAGACGCTTGCCACCATCACGTTGCAGAACTACTTCCGCATGTACGAAAAGCTTTCCGGCATGACCGGCACGGCCGAGACCGAAGCCGCCGAGTTCATGTCCACGTACAAGCTGGGCGTCGTGCCGATCCCGACCAACAAGCCGATGATCCGCGAGGATCAAAACGACCGCGTGTACAAGAACGAGATAGTCAAGTTCGAGGCGGTCGTCGACGACATCGTCACCCGCAACAAAAAAGGGCAGCCGATACTGATCGGTACGACGAGCGTGGAAAAGAGCGAGTACTTGTCGAAGCTCTTGGCCAAGGAAGGCGTCAAGCATGAAGTGCTCAACGCCAAGAACCACGCCCGTGAGGCAGCGATCGTGGCCCGCGCCGGGCACAAGGGCGCCGTCACTGTCGCCACGAACATGGCAGGCCGCGGTACGGACATCATGCTCGGCGGCAGCGCCGAGCACATAGCTATCGAAGAACTGGCGGGCCGAGGACTCGACGCCGTCGAGACCCCCGAGGACTACGAGGCCGCTTGGCCCGATGCGTTGGCCAAGGCCGAAGCGGCAGTGAAGTCCGAGCACGAAGAGGTCGTCGACATCGGCGGGCTGTACGTGCTCGGCACCGAACGCCACGATTCCCGGCGAATCGACAACCAGCTCCGCGGCCGGTCCGGACGCCAGGGCGACCCGGGGGAATCGCGGTTCTACTTGTCGCTCACCGACGACCTGATGCGACTGTTCAACTCGAGCGCCGCCGAATCGTTGATGTCGCGGTCGAGCGCGCCGGACGATATGCCGCTGGAATTCAAGATGGTGTCGCGCGCCATCCAGTCCGCGCAAAGCCAGATCGAACAGCGCAATGCCGAGCAACGCAAGAACGTGCTCAAATACGACGACGTGCTCAACCGCCAGCGCAAGGTCATCTATTCCGAGCGTCGGCGAATCCTCGAGGGCGACGACCTCAAGGTGCAGATGCAGCATTTCGTCACCGACGTGATCACTGCGTACGTCGACAACGCCGTCACCGCCGGCAGCCCGGAGGACTGGGAACTCGGCAAGCTGTTCACGGCCTTGAAATCGCTCTACCCGGTCTCGATCTCCGTCGACGAACTCATCGAAGAGGTAGGCGGAAAGGGCAACGTCAGCCGCGACACGCTGCTTGACGAGCTCTTGTCGGATGCGCGACTTGCGTATGAGCGCCGCGAGACCTCGCTCGGCTCGGAAGTGATGCGACAGCTCGAGCGTCGCGTCGTGCTGTCGGTGATCGACAGGAAATGGCGCGAGCATCTCTACGAGATGGATTATTTGAAAGAGGGCATCGGGCTGCGCGCCATGGCCCAGCGCGATCCATTGGTGGAATATCAGCGGGAGGGCTTCCAGCTGTACAACGCCATGTCCGAGGCCATCAAGGAAGAGTCGGTGGGATTCCTCTACCACCTCGAGGTGGAAGTCGCGCCTGCCGATTCCGAATCCGATGGCGAAGACGAGGAGCCGTCGTTGAGCGCCAAGGGGCTCGGGCCGGGGGAGCCGTCCGGTTCGATGCAGTATTCGGCGCCCAGCGATTCGGGCGGAGTCGATGTGCGCACCGAGCAAAAAACAGCCGCACCGAAGGCGCCGCCGTCGGCCCGCCGGCAGACTCGGAAGAAGAAGCGCAAGAAGCGCTGA
- a CDS encoding winged helix-turn-helix domain-containing protein → MSKSADLTKTVGSSRAAVPGTTRVTFSIDRARRIALAAQGFHRPRPIATPTMRHVQGVIDKIGLLQIDSVNVLSRSHYLPLFSRLGDYDRGILDRAATAPRRRLVEYWAHEASLIPPETYRLLYWRMHAWRETAWGRMRGDSPEWEALLEDVYAAVRDTGPVTASRLNTRLDHGVPEDAGDNWGWNWSQVKTALEALFWSGRIGSAGRTAQFERRYELTERILPPEVAAAEPPARPDAIRQLTLIAARALGIASPRCLSDYFRMPVKDTKTAIEELVTSGELLPAAVPSWSNDLYLHVDAARPRRVRARALLSPFDSLVFERRRTEDLFDFRYRIEIYTPKHQRRYGYYVLPFLLGERIVARLDIKADRRAGSLLVRSAHPEPCAPADTAAELADELTLMAGWLGLAGVRVESDGPLAREIAARL, encoded by the coding sequence GTGAGCAAGTCGGCTGATCTCACCAAGACTGTCGGGTCGTCTCGGGCAGCAGTGCCCGGGACGACCCGCGTCACGTTCTCGATCGATCGGGCACGCCGCATCGCCTTGGCCGCGCAAGGATTTCACCGGCCCCGCCCCATCGCGACACCGACGATGCGACACGTGCAAGGGGTGATCGACAAGATCGGGCTTTTGCAGATCGACTCGGTCAACGTGCTCTCCCGTAGCCACTATTTGCCGTTGTTTTCAAGGCTCGGCGATTACGACAGAGGGATTCTCGACAGGGCCGCGACGGCGCCGCGCCGCCGCCTCGTCGAATATTGGGCGCACGAAGCCTCCCTCATTCCGCCCGAGACGTACCGGCTGCTGTATTGGCGCATGCACGCATGGCGTGAGACGGCCTGGGGCCGGATGCGCGGCGACAGCCCGGAATGGGAGGCGCTTCTTGAAGACGTTTACGCGGCAGTGCGCGATACCGGGCCGGTCACGGCGTCCCGCTTGAACACGCGACTGGACCACGGCGTGCCCGAGGACGCCGGCGACAACTGGGGCTGGAACTGGTCGCAAGTCAAAACCGCCTTGGAAGCGCTTTTTTGGTCCGGCAGAATCGGATCGGCGGGCAGGACGGCGCAGTTCGAGCGCCGTTACGAGTTGACCGAGCGCATACTGCCGCCCGAGGTCGCGGCGGCTGAGCCGCCCGCGCGGCCGGACGCCATCCGGCAATTGACGCTCATTGCAGCGCGCGCTCTCGGCATTGCTTCGCCCCGCTGTCTCTCCGACTATTTCCGGATGCCCGTCAAGGACACCAAGACGGCAATCGAGGAACTCGTCACGTCCGGGGAACTGCTGCCGGCCGCCGTGCCCAGCTGGAGCAACGACCTGTATTTGCATGTCGATGCCGCCCGGCCGCGACGCGTCCGGGCACGAGCGCTGTTGTCGCCGTTCGACTCGCTGGTCTTCGAACGCCGCCGCACCGAGGACCTGTTCGACTTCCGGTACCGCATTGAGATCTACACGCCGAAGCATCAACGTCGGTACGGCTACTACGTGCTGCCGTTCCTCCTGGGAGAGCGCATAGTGGCCCGCCTTGACATCAAAGCCGACCGCCGCGCCGGGTCTTTGCTGGTTCGCTCGGCGCATCCGGAACCGTGTGCTCCCGCCGACACGGCGGCCGAACTCGCCGACGAGCTGACTCTGATGGCCGGGTGGCTCGGACTCGCCGGGGTCCGCGTCGAATCGGACGGGCCGCTCGCCCGCGAAATCGCCGCTCGACTCTGA